Proteins encoded within one genomic window of Rubritalea squalenifaciens DSM 18772:
- a CDS encoding family 20 glycosylhydrolase: MTNTPILIASSLLVCFSSLTAHTLIPSPANSEISEGKKLSLKKSTTIYFSPSLANEAGLLADQLRASTGWPFPLRPLNNNLVQSGSHIILQTTNTNPNNREAYSLNVDGNSVRITASHPAGIFYGTRTLLQLLPSEVYSSSPVDSVNWSIAHCSVEDQPRYHWRGAHLDVSRHFHDIETVKRFIDRIASLKMNVFHWHLTDDDGWRIEIKKYPKLTSVGAWRNRGARVDSTLEPDKYINNDNLYGGFYTQEEIKEIIDYAAKRHVQILPEIDFPGHCGAVNKSYPEYTAGNSNVISASDKGITFMCDVLDEITDLFPMPYLHIGGDEVGHNAWSEDPDSIQRMKELGIEDDPKKLQDWMTLQIKKHLDQKRITTIGWDELRDHNAPKDIVMMAWRNSNFETLSAKDGYKTIAAPLPECYLNYNHDPLASFPGHGYYNVTLKRSFLWNPSQNLTTQEAKNILGGQSCIWTEYIPREKDVDWLMYPRLLALAETFWSPKQEENEWDAFLDRVNAHKRRMTNQGIHFEVQRPNLPFKTAIFRKSVTIPVTGFQKPDSLKYTLDGTDPSITDNSPKRPITAKENGKLLISRFESADHHSYPAAIKLVKELYPLDNLKTEPGLWVSYTEGKWNHIPAPRFVLPLQTEQVSNISISHALSKKNFLLDYSGLIRVPVSDTYTFNLGSDDGSILDISGIRIVDNDGLHSYKKESSKVYLEKGMYPIRIAYLEGEGASKLDVTIASSRMAEQPIPADWLLRSKKPPEVFSVNISTSLPTYGDNIPEKAMDDSEVSKFWSAAAPQKGDHFTLEVTSDKLVKEVLVITGNGGSDRLESGVLEISQDGTNWKEVANFKDGQAGALVNQQVSHIRIRCTANQTAWLVIKEMIVK, encoded by the coding sequence ATGACTAATACACCTATTCTAATCGCCAGCTCATTACTGGTTTGCTTTAGCTCCTTGACTGCCCACACCCTCATCCCATCTCCAGCAAACTCTGAGATATCTGAAGGCAAAAAGCTTAGCTTGAAAAAATCCACCACCATCTACTTCAGTCCATCACTAGCTAATGAAGCCGGACTCTTGGCAGATCAACTGCGCGCGTCCACAGGCTGGCCATTCCCACTAAGACCCCTCAACAATAATTTAGTTCAAAGCGGCTCACACATCATCCTACAAACCACTAACACGAACCCTAACAATAGAGAAGCATACAGCCTGAATGTTGATGGAAATAGCGTAAGAATCACAGCTTCACACCCCGCAGGCATTTTCTACGGCACCAGAACATTACTCCAGCTACTGCCTTCTGAGGTCTATTCCAGTAGCCCTGTAGATAGTGTCAATTGGAGCATAGCGCATTGCTCGGTAGAGGATCAGCCACGTTATCATTGGAGAGGCGCCCATCTGGATGTCTCCAGGCATTTCCATGATATAGAAACTGTGAAGCGCTTCATCGATCGCATCGCATCCTTAAAGATGAATGTGTTCCACTGGCATCTTACTGACGATGACGGCTGGAGAATCGAGATTAAAAAGTACCCCAAGCTCACCAGCGTGGGTGCATGGAGGAACCGTGGCGCACGCGTAGATTCCACGCTGGAACCAGATAAGTACATCAACAATGATAACCTGTACGGGGGTTTCTACACCCAGGAAGAGATCAAAGAAATCATCGATTACGCAGCTAAAAGGCATGTCCAGATACTTCCTGAAATCGATTTCCCCGGCCATTGCGGCGCGGTAAACAAGTCCTACCCAGAATATACGGCGGGTAACTCAAATGTGATTTCAGCCTCGGACAAGGGCATCACATTCATGTGCGACGTTCTCGATGAGATTACTGATCTTTTCCCGATGCCCTACCTGCACATTGGCGGTGACGAGGTGGGTCACAACGCCTGGTCTGAAGATCCCGATTCTATTCAGCGTATGAAAGAGCTGGGAATTGAGGACGACCCGAAAAAGCTACAAGACTGGATGACCCTTCAGATCAAGAAGCATCTAGATCAAAAGAGAATCACCACGATTGGCTGGGATGAGCTCAGGGACCACAATGCCCCGAAAGACATCGTAATGATGGCGTGGAGAAACTCTAACTTTGAAACTCTGAGTGCTAAAGACGGCTACAAAACCATCGCAGCTCCTCTCCCTGAATGTTACCTCAATTACAACCATGATCCACTAGCCTCATTCCCTGGTCACGGCTACTATAACGTAACCCTGAAGCGCTCATTTCTCTGGAATCCATCTCAGAATCTCACAACTCAGGAGGCAAAAAACATCCTCGGGGGTCAATCCTGTATCTGGACCGAATACATCCCCAGAGAAAAGGATGTCGACTGGCTTATGTACCCTCGCCTTTTAGCTCTCGCGGAAACCTTCTGGTCCCCCAAACAAGAAGAGAATGAGTGGGATGCATTTCTTGATCGAGTCAACGCTCACAAGCGGAGAATGACCAACCAGGGTATTCACTTCGAAGTCCAACGCCCAAACTTACCATTCAAAACAGCTATTTTTAGAAAATCGGTCACAATTCCAGTCACTGGATTTCAAAAACCTGACAGCTTAAAATATACACTGGATGGGACAGATCCATCCATCACTGACAATTCTCCCAAGCGCCCCATTACAGCCAAAGAGAACGGTAAACTACTCATCTCCCGTTTTGAATCAGCCGATCACCACAGCTATCCGGCGGCGATCAAACTGGTGAAGGAACTATACCCTCTAGATAACCTCAAAACTGAGCCCGGACTCTGGGTCTCCTACACGGAGGGTAAATGGAATCACATTCCGGCTCCACGCTTTGTTCTTCCTCTCCAGACAGAGCAGGTATCCAATATTTCCATCAGCCATGCGTTGAGTAAGAAAAATTTCCTTCTAGATTATTCAGGTCTAATTCGCGTACCAGTAAGCGACACCTATACTTTCAATCTAGGTAGTGACGATGGTTCGATACTGGACATCTCTGGCATTCGAATCGTGGATAACGATGGGCTACATTCTTACAAAAAAGAAAGCAGCAAGGTCTATCTGGAGAAAGGCATGTACCCGATACGAATCGCTTATCTCGAAGGTGAAGGCGCTTCCAAGCTTGACGTCACCATCGCTTCCTCACGTATGGCGGAGCAGCCTATACCAGCGGACTGGCTTCTCAGAAGCAAGAAGCCACCGGAAGTCTTCTCCGTAAATATATCAACTAGTCTCCCAACCTATGGGGACAATATACCAGAGAAAGCGATGGATGATTCTGAAGTAAGCAAGTTCTGGTCAGCAGCCGCCCCACAAAAAGGAGATCATTTCACACTCGAAGTGACTTCAGACAAACTGGTAAAAGAAGTACTCGTGATTACAGGGAATGGAGGTAGTGACCGACTTGAGAGCGGTGTGCTTGAAATTTCCCAAGATGGTACAAACTGGAAGGAGGTAGCCAACTTCAAGGATGGCCAAGCTGGTGCTTTAGTGAATCAGCAAGTATCACACATCAGAATTCGGTGTACTGCCAACCAAACTGCCTGGTTAGTAATTAAAGAGATGATAGTTAAGTAA
- a CDS encoding alpha-mannosidase, translated as MEKITQVYEKRIAVTPERIIEPMIHGKEIPLQVSAMKVGSEPISYEEAIQRPFSPFNEGDRWGSIWDTVWFRVCAEVPDDWKGESVVASINLSYAKHEGFGREGLVYIDGQPTIAINRARSDIPLIENAEGGEKIEFYIEAAANPAAQMGWGDNDLLMPDYSTPPLFSMEKARLATFNREAHQLKLDYEVCHEAMLALPDNEPRRGQLYRALNQACSVLELGDSTSIVPARAVLEKVMSRKNGDTNHSITAVGHAHIDTAWLWPLRETIRKCARTFSTALRYMEKYPDYQFACSQPQQYSWMKKYYPSIYADIKKAVARGQWEPVGGMWIEADCNISSGESLIRQLIHGKNFYEEEFGIEVKDLWLPDVFGYAAALPQILQKAGIQWFLTQKISWNDTNKFPHHTFWWEGLDGSRIFTHFPPVDTYNCQMGAKDLMHSMHNFQENDRATAALIPFGNGDGGGGPTIDHIEKCRRWEDFEGLPKVKMGKVSEFFTEAKDDAIDLPVWNGELYLELHRGTLTSQAYNKQKNRECELLLRDAEFFDAVSRGLGLDGMLESIPETQRPVWDVDAHITGKDKDMNARCLDRAWKLLLLNQFHDIIPGSSIHWVYQDSKVDYANIRTLADAVKNKSLESILSVIDTGKMEQPAGIFNTLSHERTEVVELPNGELMHCLVPPCGYTVIDQNQGQSHDELPPVSYQEDDGLIKLTNGLVSVSIDENGRLISLFDHEMQREVLTPGQRANVFQIHKDIPNFWNAWDIDHFINESTQEISGTTRVKIKAHSELRVTVQVEHHFGDSHLSQDIVLNAGSKRVDFHTQVNWQERNKLLKVSFPVNVRSLRATYDTQFGHVERSTHGNSSWDVAQFEVPVHKWMDLSESDYGVALLNNCKYGADIHGSNMRLTLLKSACAPDPEADRGVHTFSYSLFPHKGSLQQGKVIEEAYAFNSPLLVTPAPRSSDTMNEKARLPRIHSFITIDRPGVILESLKKAEKSDALIARVYEAYSSRGTAEIQTQLPVTSLRETDLLEREIDGSTADGQTLHFDIDPFSIRTFMLVS; from the coding sequence ATGGAGAAGATCACTCAAGTTTACGAAAAACGCATCGCAGTTACCCCAGAGCGCATCATCGAGCCGATGATACATGGAAAAGAAATCCCGCTACAAGTATCTGCCATGAAAGTAGGAAGCGAACCCATCTCCTATGAAGAAGCCATACAAAGACCCTTCTCTCCATTCAATGAAGGTGATCGTTGGGGCAGTATCTGGGACACTGTATGGTTCCGTGTATGTGCTGAAGTGCCTGATGACTGGAAGGGTGAATCAGTGGTTGCCTCTATCAACTTGAGTTACGCCAAGCATGAAGGCTTTGGCCGCGAGGGGCTCGTGTATATAGACGGTCAGCCAACCATTGCTATCAATAGAGCGCGAAGTGATATCCCTCTCATCGAGAATGCCGAGGGCGGAGAGAAAATTGAATTCTACATCGAAGCCGCTGCCAACCCCGCAGCTCAGATGGGATGGGGTGACAACGATTTGCTAATGCCTGATTACTCCACACCTCCCCTGTTCAGCATGGAGAAAGCAAGGCTGGCTACATTCAATAGAGAAGCACATCAGCTGAAGTTGGATTACGAGGTGTGCCATGAAGCGATGCTGGCACTACCTGATAATGAGCCGAGACGAGGCCAGCTCTATCGTGCACTAAACCAGGCTTGCTCTGTTTTAGAACTTGGAGATTCAACTTCGATTGTCCCGGCTCGTGCAGTTCTCGAAAAAGTCATGTCCCGCAAAAATGGTGACACGAACCACAGTATCACTGCAGTGGGACACGCGCATATCGATACGGCCTGGCTCTGGCCGCTCAGGGAAACAATTCGCAAATGTGCTCGGACATTCTCCACAGCTCTACGCTACATGGAGAAATATCCTGACTATCAGTTCGCCTGCTCCCAGCCCCAACAATATTCTTGGATGAAGAAATATTACCCAAGCATCTACGCCGACATCAAAAAAGCGGTAGCTCGAGGTCAATGGGAACCTGTTGGTGGCATGTGGATTGAGGCTGATTGCAATATCAGTTCGGGTGAGTCGCTGATCCGACAACTTATCCACGGCAAGAATTTTTATGAAGAAGAATTCGGTATTGAGGTAAAGGACCTATGGCTTCCCGATGTGTTTGGTTACGCCGCAGCCTTGCCGCAGATACTTCAGAAAGCTGGCATTCAATGGTTTCTCACTCAGAAGATCTCATGGAACGATACTAACAAATTCCCTCATCACACATTCTGGTGGGAAGGTCTAGATGGATCACGCATCTTCACCCACTTCCCTCCGGTCGACACATACAACTGCCAGATGGGGGCTAAAGACCTGATGCACTCCATGCATAATTTCCAAGAGAATGATCGTGCCACAGCAGCACTTATCCCATTTGGCAATGGCGATGGAGGCGGCGGCCCAACTATCGATCACATCGAGAAATGCCGACGCTGGGAGGACTTCGAAGGACTTCCCAAAGTCAAAATGGGTAAGGTCTCCGAATTCTTCACCGAAGCAAAAGACGATGCTATTGACCTACCGGTGTGGAACGGAGAGCTTTATTTGGAACTCCATCGAGGCACTCTTACCAGTCAGGCATACAACAAGCAGAAAAACCGGGAATGCGAGCTTCTTCTCAGAGATGCTGAATTCTTTGATGCTGTTTCTAGGGGGCTTGGTCTGGATGGCATGTTAGAGTCTATACCAGAAACGCAACGCCCCGTATGGGATGTAGACGCCCATATCACAGGAAAAGACAAAGACATGAATGCTCGCTGTCTGGACCGCGCATGGAAACTTCTCCTCTTGAATCAATTCCATGACATTATCCCAGGCTCATCCATACACTGGGTCTATCAGGATAGCAAAGTAGACTACGCCAACATTCGTACTTTGGCTGATGCCGTAAAAAACAAGAGCTTGGAGAGCATCCTATCCGTGATCGACACAGGCAAAATGGAGCAGCCAGCTGGAATCTTCAACACACTGTCTCACGAACGCACAGAAGTCGTTGAACTACCGAATGGTGAACTTATGCATTGCCTCGTCCCCCCCTGTGGATACACAGTGATAGATCAGAATCAGGGACAAAGTCATGACGAGTTACCCCCCGTAAGCTATCAAGAAGATGATGGATTGATCAAACTGACAAACGGTCTTGTCAGCGTATCTATTGATGAAAATGGACGTCTAATATCACTCTTTGATCACGAGATGCAGAGAGAGGTCTTGACTCCTGGACAAAGAGCAAACGTCTTCCAAATACACAAGGACATCCCTAACTTCTGGAATGCTTGGGACATTGACCATTTCATCAATGAGAGCACCCAAGAAATCAGTGGAACTACACGTGTAAAGATCAAGGCACACTCCGAACTCAGGGTCACTGTGCAAGTAGAGCATCATTTCGGAGACTCTCATCTATCACAGGATATCGTTCTTAACGCCGGCAGCAAGAGGGTGGATTTTCATACACAAGTCAACTGGCAAGAACGCAACAAACTACTGAAGGTATCATTCCCAGTGAACGTGCGCAGCCTACGTGCTACATACGACACGCAGTTCGGACACGTGGAAAGGTCCACACACGGTAATTCAAGCTGGGATGTCGCCCAGTTTGAAGTCCCCGTGCACAAATGGATGGATCTCAGCGAATCCGACTACGGGGTAGCCCTTCTGAACAACTGCAAGTACGGAGCAGACATTCATGGCAGCAATATGCGCCTAACCCTATTAAAATCAGCCTGCGCACCTGATCCTGAAGCAGACCGAGGCGTGCACACCTTCTCATACTCTCTATTCCCTCACAAAGGGAGCTTACAACAAGGCAAAGTGATCGAGGAAGCATACGCATTCAACAGCCCACTCTTGGTCACACCAGCACCACGGTCATCTGACACGATGAACGAGAAAGCACGCCTACCAAGGATACATTCATTCATAACCATAGATCGGCCCGGCGTTATTCTAGAGAGCCTCAAGAAGGCTGAAAAATCCGATGCTTTGATAGCGAGGGTCTATGAGGCATACAGCTCCAGAGGCACCGCTGAGATACAAACGCAGCTTCCGGTGACTAGCCTAAGAGAGACAGACTTGCTTGAGAGAGAAATAGACGGTTCAACAGCTGACGGCCAAACCCTACATTTTGACATAGATCCTTTCTCCATCAGAACATTTATGCTGGTCTCGTAA
- a CDS encoding metallophosphoesterase family protein — protein sequence MLSTGVVSIALPQEVLAKLGKINRVVRLGVITDLHHDIMHDGHKRLATFLEEMKKIRPDAILQMGDFAIPKKESQGLVDDFNRAHDTVMHVIGNHDTDLGYSTEQVLKAWGIENRYYHKDVDGLRFFVLDGNDKGSPTHKGGYANYVGSEQLEWLETGLKQYDGPCVIVSHQPLGGPDAVDNAADIQKILSSHKDKVVIAINGHTHIDYVVKLGGIHYLHINSASYYWVGGKYRHESYSKKVHAQYHHLASTCPYKDAVFTTLEFDSHSGVVKVGGKMSEWVGKSPQQLDPSKAAKNGEDDMIVPGVRRRVVSKV from the coding sequence ATGTTGTCCACTGGGGTTGTAAGTATCGCTTTGCCCCAGGAGGTTTTGGCTAAGCTTGGAAAAATAAACCGAGTTGTGAGGTTGGGTGTAATCACGGATTTGCACCATGATATAATGCATGATGGACACAAACGTCTTGCGACCTTTCTAGAGGAGATGAAAAAGATCAGACCAGACGCTATATTGCAGATGGGTGATTTTGCTATTCCCAAAAAGGAGAGTCAGGGCTTGGTGGATGATTTTAATAGAGCACATGATACTGTCATGCATGTGATAGGGAATCATGATACGGATCTTGGTTATTCAACAGAGCAGGTGCTAAAGGCGTGGGGGATTGAAAACCGTTATTACCACAAGGATGTGGACGGATTGCGTTTCTTTGTACTAGATGGGAATGATAAGGGATCTCCAACGCACAAGGGAGGCTATGCCAATTATGTAGGTTCAGAACAGCTGGAGTGGTTGGAAACGGGATTAAAGCAGTATGACGGACCTTGTGTGATCGTTTCCCATCAGCCGTTAGGCGGGCCGGACGCGGTAGATAATGCTGCGGATATTCAGAAAATTTTAAGTTCACATAAGGACAAGGTCGTGATTGCTATTAATGGTCACACGCATATTGATTACGTGGTGAAACTGGGTGGCATCCATTACCTGCATATTAATTCGGCCTCTTATTATTGGGTGGGAGGAAAGTACAGGCACGAGAGCTATTCTAAGAAAGTTCATGCTCAGTACCACCATCTTGCTTCGACATGTCCGTACAAAGATGCTGTTTTTACCACTCTAGAATTTGATTCTCATTCAGGGGTTGTAAAGGTGGGAGGTAAGATGAGCGAGTGGGTGGGTAAATCCCCACAGCAGCTTGATCCTTCAAAGGCTGCAAAGAATGGCGAAGATGATATGATCGTACCTGGTGTAAGAAGGCGGGTAGTCAGTAAGGTGTAG
- a CDS encoding substrate-binding domain-containing protein yields the protein MKVPRPDSLVQRTVETIRNSINNGEIGPLLPGEPRLAKTLGVARRTLRNALDILEKDGTITKAKTGCPRKVRKSPPEQKQNTQHKTLITLLPRPVEQLASGTQDFLRELSNNIKSDEVSVTYLHHHIYHLASPDSRLDTITSQSKADVWLLYEASKPIARYFEKKKIPAIICGGPAFKSRLPYLAYDGVATLRHAIGVLTRAGHTRITSPMHYKRKNRIEAFAEELSSRKLPFSANYNTPCWENDPEELYGILHKLLTSKERPTGVIINGMDAVITLYSVLLELNLKIPEDISVVIAGSDPLLPLFHPKLSFYSTDHRSLANALAKMIRQLLKTKTLSSENKLLLMEYFNGKSVAPPPVPK from the coding sequence ATGAAAGTACCCAGGCCAGACTCTCTTGTGCAACGTACGGTGGAAACCATACGTAATTCTATTAACAATGGGGAAATTGGCCCCTTGCTGCCGGGAGAGCCACGCCTAGCCAAAACACTTGGCGTGGCCAGGAGAACTCTCCGCAACGCTCTCGACATACTTGAGAAGGACGGGACGATAACCAAGGCCAAGACTGGATGCCCGAGAAAGGTAAGAAAGTCTCCTCCCGAGCAAAAGCAAAACACCCAGCACAAAACTCTCATCACTCTCCTGCCTCGTCCAGTTGAGCAGCTAGCTTCAGGCACTCAGGACTTTTTACGCGAACTATCTAACAACATAAAAAGTGATGAGGTAAGCGTCACCTATCTCCATCATCACATCTATCATCTGGCTAGTCCGGACAGCCGTCTGGATACCATCACTAGCCAGTCAAAGGCTGATGTCTGGCTACTCTACGAAGCTTCTAAGCCCATTGCCAGATACTTTGAAAAGAAAAAAATTCCAGCGATCATCTGCGGCGGCCCAGCGTTCAAGTCACGCCTCCCATACCTTGCCTATGACGGTGTCGCTACTCTCAGGCATGCGATCGGAGTACTCACCCGTGCAGGCCACACCCGCATCACATCCCCGATGCACTACAAAAGAAAAAACCGCATTGAGGCTTTCGCTGAAGAATTAAGTTCGAGAAAGCTACCATTCTCCGCAAACTACAATACGCCATGCTGGGAAAACGACCCCGAGGAACTCTATGGGATTTTGCACAAACTTCTCACCTCAAAGGAACGCCCCACCGGAGTGATCATCAATGGTATGGATGCAGTAATTACTCTCTATTCGGTACTATTGGAGCTGAACTTGAAAATACCTGAAGATATCAGTGTCGTCATAGCAGGTTCCGATCCACTGCTCCCATTGTTCCACCCCAAGCTGAGCTTCTACAGCACGGATCACAGGTCGCTCGCAAACGCACTGGCAAAAATGATCCGGCAGCTCTTGAAGACCAAAACCCTCTCAAGCGAGAACAAGCTACTGCTGATGGAATACTTCAACGGGAAGTCTGTCGCACCCCCACCTGTCCCCAAATGA
- a CDS encoding family 20 glycosylhydrolase, which translates to MNKHSLLSLLVALPPLMEAASITIIPQPQEVQESQKSFQLGTSLTIHSEAVDLAPLVDLCQETLNARFPVTHKGDTTKIRLLEATAHQKLGKEDYLLEISQSKGITITASSPAGHFYGFQSFLQLLPDELKQDATLPEVKIKDSPRFQWRGMHLDESRHFYGKDFVKKYIDLLAAYKMNVFHWHLIDDGGWRLEIKKYPKLTKLGGFRKGTAAGWRVTELEFPKSEQDLKSGDWYGGFYTQEDIKEIVAYAKLRNVRVIPEIEMPGHSLPAISAYPELACGGDLKDDGEGWTPSSQNSYCAGKEATYTFLEDVLTEVMALFPDEYIHIGGDEVIKKFWDQCPHCQAQMRKERIKNTNELQSYFIRRMEKYINAHNRHLIGWDEITHGGLAPNATVMFWIGMGAVPETVKKGHNVIMTPMSPCYFDYAYSSNSTERVYNWNPVPEEFMGSAYEKQFLGAQGNVWTEWMETSDRVEYMVMPRMIAMAETLWTSKDKKDLRSFKSRLTHHFSYLDHWDVNYRIPNPEPNATTHLFSESTSVTFQEPPKGFQIHYTTDGSEPTMDSPVYTTPIKVDKPLTVKSMMAKSDRHSEITAIHCSKFSPIKVSDLKPGLTAQYAEGKWKKVPDFATLSDVSSSVVQTPNLDIRKRNDNFACRFTGYIKIPQSGPYTFSLASDDGSLLRIGGNTIIDHDGPHGYSAKTGTVLLQTGIYPIDIGYLEVGGAERLDIKVTTPGGSTGDLPASILFHKEGALSTNTNLTTELPASGKHTASHIIDGNRGTYFWVARKVSKNETINLKLSTPIARGKTVVVHTGLPDGGDQFDNGVLEGSLDGKTWAVLAQETGGILAAKLTRPLKHFRLRATQDIPHWVAVREFEITDQSPLSVKTGKVRYKGTNHTIRLIGHMEGFEDLQPHFDEIASLYFDAWPKIIHLIDAPVHKTRTTVNIVFNDKIKHPAHAFGDTITMSSGHLRRNKSDAKGVFVHELTHIIQNHSGPGWFIEGVADYVRFKVINNDGWAKHNSQHINYNKPLGAYWASAAFLLYLEDKYQKPIVKTVSSSLRDKTYHEGIWKELTGHTLEELTTEYQKSNWKPTL; encoded by the coding sequence ATGAACAAACACTCACTCCTATCGCTACTAGTAGCCTTGCCGCCACTCATGGAGGCGGCATCTATTACCATCATTCCACAACCTCAGGAGGTTCAGGAAAGCCAGAAGTCATTCCAGCTTGGCACCTCCCTAACCATCCATTCTGAAGCTGTTGATCTTGCTCCTCTAGTCGATCTTTGTCAGGAAACTCTAAACGCCAGATTCCCTGTTACTCACAAGGGCGACACCACTAAGATCAGGCTCCTAGAAGCCACTGCACATCAAAAACTTGGAAAAGAAGACTACCTGCTCGAGATTTCGCAGAGCAAAGGCATCACGATCACAGCATCATCCCCTGCCGGCCACTTCTATGGATTCCAGAGCTTTCTCCAACTACTGCCGGACGAACTAAAGCAAGATGCAACCTTGCCTGAGGTCAAAATCAAGGACTCCCCACGCTTCCAGTGGAGAGGAATGCACCTGGATGAATCCCGCCACTTCTACGGCAAAGACTTTGTAAAGAAGTACATAGACCTTCTCGCTGCCTATAAAATGAATGTCTTTCATTGGCATCTGATTGATGACGGCGGGTGGAGGTTGGAAATCAAAAAGTATCCGAAGCTGACCAAATTGGGCGGCTTCCGCAAAGGCACAGCTGCAGGGTGGAGAGTAACCGAGTTAGAATTCCCCAAGTCAGAACAAGACCTCAAGTCCGGCGATTGGTACGGAGGCTTTTACACCCAAGAAGATATCAAGGAAATTGTAGCCTACGCCAAGCTCAGAAATGTCAGGGTCATCCCGGAAATCGAAATGCCGGGCCACAGTCTTCCAGCTATCTCAGCCTATCCCGAGCTCGCCTGTGGCGGAGACTTAAAAGATGACGGCGAAGGTTGGACACCATCTAGCCAGAACTCCTACTGCGCGGGCAAAGAGGCTACCTACACTTTCCTTGAGGATGTGCTGACCGAAGTTATGGCACTATTCCCAGACGAATACATCCACATCGGTGGAGACGAAGTTATCAAAAAATTCTGGGACCAGTGTCCACATTGCCAGGCTCAGATGCGTAAGGAACGTATTAAAAACACCAATGAACTACAGAGCTACTTCATCCGGCGCATGGAGAAATATATCAATGCCCACAACAGGCACCTGATAGGCTGGGATGAGATTACCCACGGCGGTCTAGCTCCGAATGCCACTGTCATGTTCTGGATCGGGATGGGAGCCGTACCTGAGACGGTCAAAAAAGGCCACAACGTAATCATGACTCCCATGTCCCCTTGTTATTTCGACTATGCTTACAGCAGCAACTCTACTGAACGCGTTTATAATTGGAACCCTGTGCCAGAGGAATTCATGGGGAGTGCTTACGAAAAGCAATTCCTGGGCGCACAAGGGAACGTCTGGACGGAATGGATGGAGACCTCAGACCGTGTGGAATATATGGTCATGCCCCGCATGATCGCCATGGCTGAAACTCTTTGGACTAGCAAAGACAAGAAAGATCTTCGCTCATTCAAATCTCGTCTCACTCACCACTTCAGCTACCTAGATCACTGGGATGTAAACTACCGCATACCAAATCCTGAGCCCAACGCCACCACTCACCTGTTCAGTGAAAGCACGAGTGTTACATTCCAAGAGCCACCTAAAGGCTTTCAAATCCATTACACCACTGACGGTTCTGAACCTACCATGGACTCGCCAGTCTACACCACCCCAATCAAGGTGGATAAGCCGCTCACAGTAAAATCTATGATGGCCAAGAGTGATCGCCACAGTGAAATCACAGCCATCCATTGCTCGAAGTTCTCACCAATCAAAGTCTCTGACCTAAAACCCGGCCTCACTGCCCAGTATGCTGAAGGTAAGTGGAAGAAAGTACCTGATTTTGCTACTTTATCAGACGTCAGTTCCTCCGTGGTTCAGACTCCTAATTTGGATATCCGCAAGAGGAATGACAACTTCGCATGCCGTTTCACCGGTTATATCAAAATACCCCAATCCGGACCCTACACTTTCTCTCTAGCCAGTGACGATGGGTCTCTGCTTCGTATTGGCGGCAATACCATCATTGATCACGACGGCCCACATGGATACTCCGCAAAGACAGGCACCGTACTACTGCAGACCGGCATCTATCCAATCGATATCGGCTACTTAGAAGTAGGTGGCGCTGAGCGTCTTGATATCAAAGTAACCACCCCAGGTGGAAGCACAGGCGACCTGCCAGCCAGCATCTTGTTCCACAAAGAAGGAGCACTCTCAACCAACACCAATTTGACCACCGAACTACCAGCCTCAGGAAAACACACGGCAAGTCACATCATCGATGGAAATAGAGGCACCTATTTCTGGGTAGCTCGAAAGGTGAGCAAAAATGAAACCATCAACTTGAAGCTCAGTACACCAATTGCCAGAGGTAAGACTGTCGTGGTCCATACCGGCTTACCTGATGGAGGTGATCAGTTTGATAATGGCGTGTTAGAAGGATCACTCGATGGTAAAACATGGGCTGTGCTGGCTCAAGAAACAGGTGGCATACTGGCAGCAAAGCTCACACGTCCTTTGAAGCACTTCAGACTAAGAGCAACGCAAGACATCCCTCACTGGGTTGCTGTTAGGGAATTTGAAATCACTGACCAATCTCCCCTCTCGGTCAAGACTGGCAAAGTGCGCTATAAGGGAACCAACCACACCATCAGACTGATAGGCCATATGGAGGGATTTGAAGACCTACAACCACACTTTGATGAAATAGCGTCCCTCTACTTCGATGCCTGGCCAAAGATCATTCACCTTATCGATGCTCCTGTTCACAAGACCAGAACCACTGTGAACATCGTTTTCAACGATAAGATCAAGCATCCTGCTCACGCCTTTGGCGACACCATCACCATGTCTAGTGGCCATCTCAGGAGAAATAAGAGTGATGCAAAAGGAGTCTTCGTGCACGAACTAACCCATATCATCCAGAATCACTCTGGGCCGGGTTGGTTCATCGAAGGCGTTGCAGACTATGTCCGTTTTAAAGTGATCAATAACGACGGATGGGCAAAGCACAACAGCCAGCACATCAACTACAATAAGCCTCTAGGAGCCTATTGGGCTTCAGCTGCTTTCCTTCTCTATCTGGAGGATAAATACCAGAAACCCATCGTGAAAACCGTTTCTTCTTCCCTTCGCGACAAAACCTACCACGAAGGAATCTGGAAGGAGCTAACAGGTCACACTCTTGAAGAGCTAACCACTGAATATCAGAAATCAAATTGGAAGCCTACATTGTAG